A single genomic interval of Selenobaculum gibii harbors:
- a CDS encoding M48 family metallopeptidase produces the protein MLNAKRIFSAFVNLFVIQLFILSQASAGLIGTQQEIEMGKEVARQIEEKYPLLDDAEVQARIDRIGKNIVAVCDRPDLPYTFKVLDVDEVNAMAAPGGFIYVYSGLIKLMPTDDELAGIIGHEIGHVVKRHSMGQLEKNLGISLIFGGIFGDKGKPLQSIALSAISAGYSRSDERQADLLGYQQSVKAGYNQYGMLMGLTKLYELNPKQRNDLFSDHPEASARIELMKQYLAEAHVTPTVKQIDANAAQVVDGDWSLPAIHTGVGATGPLYRAYLVAGRLYDIKNLENYSKDKYEIREMGRDLAIYYDDRNVVTVTSEDAAFYEVSVRTLADRYMESLRNWSI, from the coding sequence TTGTTGAATGCCAAGCGTATTTTCAGCGCTTTTGTCAACTTGTTTGTTATACAGTTATTTATTTTGTCACAAGCTAGCGCTGGACTTATTGGAACGCAGCAGGAAATCGAAATGGGTAAAGAGGTTGCTAGGCAGATTGAGGAAAAATACCCATTGCTAGATGATGCTGAGGTGCAAGCACGTATTGACCGCATAGGAAAAAATATAGTCGCTGTCTGTGACAGACCAGATTTACCATATACTTTTAAGGTGCTTGATGTTGATGAAGTCAATGCGATGGCAGCGCCAGGCGGTTTTATTTACGTATATAGTGGGCTAATAAAACTAATGCCGACAGATGATGAACTTGCAGGCATTATTGGGCATGAGATAGGACATGTCGTCAAACGACATTCGATGGGGCAACTGGAGAAAAATTTAGGCATTTCGCTTATCTTTGGCGGTATTTTTGGCGATAAAGGTAAGCCATTGCAGTCTATTGCGCTGTCGGCTATCTCTGCTGGCTACAGCCGGAGTGATGAGCGTCAAGCTGATTTACTTGGTTATCAGCAATCGGTAAAAGCTGGTTATAATCAATATGGAATGTTGATGGGGCTCACGAAATTATATGAGTTAAATCCAAAACAACGAAATGATTTATTTTCTGACCATCCGGAAGCTTCCGCGCGGATTGAATTAATGAAGCAGTATTTAGCCGAGGCGCATGTAACGCCAACAGTAAAACAAATTGATGCAAATGCGGCGCAAGTTGTGGATGGAGATTGGTCGCTACCGGCGATTCATACAGGCGTTGGTGCTACAGGTCCATTGTATAGGGCTTATTTAGTTGCGGGGCGATTATACGATATAAAAAATTTAGAAAACTATTCAAAAGATAAATATGAAATTCGCGAAATGGGAAGAGATCTCGCGATTTATTATGATGATCGGAATGTTGTAACGGTTACATCAGAAGATGCCGCCTTTTATGAGGTATCGGTACGGACATTGGCAGATCGTTATATGGAATCACTAAGAAATTGGAGTATTTAA
- a CDS encoding GNAT family N-acetyltransferase — MNKIIKQSEKLRFRQAEEADLDYIMETENDVENVTYIIPYSREVHAASLHTKDEIHIIVETADGSEKVGFLMIAGLDNPFKEIEFRRIIMAVKGKGYGRETMKLLKAWAFEDLRYHRAWLDCKDYNERALHLYESEGFVREGLIRETIIWNGKYESLVILGILENEYKK; from the coding sequence ATGAATAAGATAATAAAACAATCAGAAAAATTAAGATTTCGCCAAGCGGAAGAAGCGGATTTAGATTATATTATGGAAACAGAAAATGATGTAGAGAATGTGACCTATATTATTCCGTATTCACGTGAGGTCCACGCTGCTTCTCTTCATACAAAGGATGAGATTCATATCATCGTTGAAACTGCTGATGGAAGCGAAAAAGTTGGCTTTTTGATGATTGCAGGCCTGGATAATCCATTCAAAGAAATTGAATTTAGGCGAATTATCATGGCGGTGAAGGGAAAAGGTTATGGTAGAGAAACGATGAAATTGTTAAAAGCGTGGGCTTTTGAGGATTTAAGATACCATCGTGCATGGTTAGATTGTAAAGATTACAATGAAAGAGCGTTACATTTATATGAATCTGAGGGGTTTGTTCGTGAAGGGTTGATTCGTGAAACGATTATTTGGAATGGTAAGTATGAATCTTTAGTGATTTTGGGGATTTTAGAAAATGAGTATAAAAAATAG
- a CDS encoding desulfoferrodoxin family protein gives MTKELKFYRCLDCGYVLEVLDFGTRQVITKGESFAKSTTIADAKLICCNKEMELLVPNTVDASAEKHLPVVEFLEGGKISVKVGSVTHPMIESHYIKWITIASGDKVQRVILDPGQAPEAIFDIGGEIDVNVYAYCNLHGLWKTSAKK, from the coding sequence ATGACAAAAGAATTAAAATTCTATAGATGCTTAGATTGTGGGTATGTATTAGAAGTATTGGATTTTGGTACAAGACAGGTAATTACAAAGGGGGAATCTTTTGCAAAATCAACAACGATTGCTGATGCAAAATTGATTTGCTGCAATAAGGAAATGGAACTTTTAGTACCGAATACAGTGGATGCATCTGCTGAAAAACATTTGCCGGTGGTAGAATTTTTAGAAGGCGGAAAGATTTCCGTAAAAGTTGGTTCCGTTACGCATCCAATGATTGAAAGTCACTATATTAAATGGATTACTATTGCAAGTGGGGATAAAGTACAGCGCGTAATTTTAGATCCAGGTCAAGCGCCAGAAGCGATTTTTGATATTGGTGGAGAAATTGATGTAAATGTATATGCGTATTGTAATTTGCATGGTCTATGGAAAACAAGCGCTAAAAAATAA
- a CDS encoding CYTH domain-containing protein, whose translation MSIKNSEIELKLKVADPNEWNAIANYVKQLKNCISIEQLDLSAIYYDTVDKLLSKNRVAYRVRRENNQWISTIKGGGSVTNGIHKRIEYNMPVESGRPDLNVFPRLPVDEVTEAILRQSNLYAVLQTDFTRQAITVTFNESKIEIALDKGKIYADGKECPILEVEIELISGREESLLQLGDMLINRFSLEREEYSKFARGLMLSGKLKT comes from the coding sequence ATGAGTATAAAAAATAGTGAAATTGAGCTAAAGTTAAAAGTTGCGGACCCAAACGAGTGGAATGCAATTGCAAACTATGTAAAACAACTAAAAAATTGTATAAGTATTGAACAACTTGATTTATCAGCGATATATTATGATACTGTTGATAAGTTACTAAGCAAAAATAGGGTGGCCTATCGGGTGCGAAGAGAAAATAATCAATGGATATCTACAATAAAGGGTGGAGGTTCAGTAACGAATGGTATACATAAACGGATAGAATATAATATGCCAGTAGAAAGTGGGCGTCCGGATTTGAATGTTTTTCCTCGACTTCCAGTGGATGAAGTGACCGAGGCAATACTAAGACAGAGTAATTTGTATGCTGTTTTACAGACTGATTTTACTCGTCAGGCGATAACGGTAACATTTAATGAAAGTAAAATTGAAATTGCATTAGATAAAGGGAAAATTTATGCAGATGGCAAAGAGTGCCCTATCTTAGAGGTTGAGATTGAATTGATATCTGGAAGAGAAGAGAGCCTTTTGCAATTGGGTGATATGTTAATCAACAGATTTTCCCTTGAACGAGAAGAATATAGTAAATTTGCTCGTGGACTTATGTTGTCTGGAAAATTAAAGACATAA
- a CDS encoding mechanosensitive ion channel family protein, which yields MNEFLHINWEHIIEVLWLPVCIQIIALIIGLAINRFVNMKIHSRLNDSPQNLHLVLSHALKGVPISLCSGIGLYWTLTSLDNMTPKLQDFLSNILLGIIFFTITRVLARIAVGVIDMHTQANDSNMPKTTLLTNIVEISIYVMGALILLQSYGISITPIITALGIGGMALALGLQDMLANIFAGIHLILSKQIRLGDYIRLSNGQEGRVQDISWRFTTIEASTKNVIVIPNQQIASAILTNYSMPAQDIAIVVPVGVSYDSNLDEVERITLDVAKKTMEKFEPTLENYHPLVRFHTFADSSINFNVILHSGSFVNQHVLKHEFIKALTARYRQDGINIPFPIRTIQMESKE from the coding sequence ATGAACGAGTTTCTACATATAAATTGGGAGCATATTATTGAAGTCCTTTGGCTTCCCGTCTGCATTCAGATTATTGCCCTTATTATCGGTCTGGCAATCAATCGTTTTGTCAATATGAAAATCCATAGTCGTTTGAATGATAGTCCACAAAATTTACATCTTGTCCTCTCCCATGCATTAAAAGGAGTTCCTATTTCCTTATGCTCGGGTATAGGCTTGTACTGGACCTTGACTTCACTTGACAATATGACACCAAAGCTACAAGATTTTCTTTCCAATATTTTATTAGGCATTATTTTCTTTACGATAACACGTGTACTGGCAAGAATCGCGGTTGGAGTTATCGATATGCATACGCAAGCCAATGATAGTAATATGCCCAAAACAACATTATTAACCAACATCGTTGAAATTTCTATTTACGTAATGGGTGCACTGATTCTGCTTCAATCTTATGGAATCTCTATTACGCCGATTATCACTGCATTAGGTATTGGGGGTATGGCATTAGCTCTTGGTCTACAAGATATGCTCGCAAATATCTTTGCTGGGATTCACCTTATTTTATCAAAACAAATTCGCCTCGGAGACTACATCCGCCTTAGCAACGGACAAGAAGGTCGAGTTCAAGATATCTCTTGGCGGTTTACTACAATTGAAGCCTCGACAAAGAATGTAATTGTCATTCCAAATCAGCAGATTGCCTCCGCAATTTTAACAAACTATAGTATGCCTGCACAAGATATTGCCATCGTTGTTCCTGTGGGAGTCAGCTATGATAGCAATTTAGATGAAGTAGAAAGAATCACTTTAGATGTAGCCAAAAAGACAATGGAAAAGTTTGAGCCAACACTTGAGAACTATCATCCACTGGTTCGATTTCATACCTTTGCTGATTCCAGCATCAATTTTAATGTAATTTTGCATTCTGGAAGCTTTGTAAATCAACATGTACTAAAACATGAATTCATTAAAGCCCTGACCGCCAGATATCGTCAAGATGGAATAAATATTCCATTCCCAATTCGAACGATTCAAATGGAAAGTAAAGAATAA